A stretch of DNA from Coccidioides posadasii str. Silveira chromosome 1, complete sequence:
TATGGGAGTACTTTCGGGTCTATCTCAGATGCGAGCAAGAAAAGTGACATATCACGTTTGAAATGTTCCAGTATCATGTTCAATATCTCCAGCATCAGCTATCGCTCAGTTTGACATCCTCATTCTTATGAAACTCCCACGCGGGCGCGTACGTGCCGTTGGGTGCACTGGCCCTTTGGAAACTGACCTCAACGCCCTCAATCTTCGCCACGGGAGTAATGACTGACACGTCGGCGTTAAAGCCATGCGAGCGCCAGGTCTCGCGATGCTGCGTAAACAGGTGTGGATGCTGCTTTTGCATAGTCTTCATAACTGTGCCAGAGATTTGGTCGACGCTGTGTTGGTGGCGCAGGGCAAAGAAACTCTCCTCTTGCCGGGATCGCAACTCGTCCTGGATTTTCTCGTCGTATTGGCCAACGCTGAATAGGAGCAGATCATATTGCATCAGCGAGGCACGGCCATGCCATGAGCCTCCTTTTGTCGCACGATGGTAAAGCCCAGTCAATGCAGCAATCGCCCCCATGGCTCCGGTACCATAATCGGAGATGGGAAACGGCGGAACAACGGGCTCATTCAATCCCATAAATTTACCCTGTGCCCAAGCTACACCACTTACCTACGGGGTCGTTAGTGAACGCAGCCTAGAAACCTCTGGATGTCTCTGGGGCACTTACGCAATCCGCAATCTGCTGCCATCCCGGTCTATAAGCCCATTCTCCGTCGTATCCAAAACAGTTCTCGTTCACGTATACGTAACCCTTCCCTCGCTTGACAGCGAGTCGTGAAAGAGCTTCTGGCCCATAGCCCAACTTCTCAAAAGTCCCGGGTCGGTAACCATCCAGAATAATATCCGCGTCAGCCAGCAACTCTTCAAACTTTGCCCGCCCTTCCTCGCTCTTGAGGTCAATGTCTGTGGTGCGCTTTCCCATGTTTACGTCAATTTGGAAAAATGGGACATCCGGAAGATTGGGACCCGTGACTTTCAGCACTTCAGCTCCGTATTCTGCAAGAATTCTTCCCATGACCGGGCCAGCAATGACACGGCAGAGTTCTATGACCTTGATACCCTGTAAAACACGAGGTTTCGTGCCAGCAGGGTCTGTGGGAAGAGGAACCGGTGGAGTAGTACTCTCTAAATTTTTCAACGACCACGGTGGCCGGCCAACATTGGCTTTGCCCTTTTGAAAAATATGTCAGTCGCTCTATCGAAGAAAGGGTTGCGGTTTATCGGAACCTACATGTGGTGTTGCGATGAAGTCCTCGTGTTTTAATGCAATAACTCCGGCCTGTCCGAGTTCCTTGTTCTTTTGTTCCAGCTCCTCGATGGTAAACTGCTGCACATGAGACTCGATTTCTTGTGCTATATCGTCTATTGTCTTCAAATCCGGTCTATATGGCGGCAATCCGATCATTCCCAGCGTCTTCGTCGCTTCCAACGAACCGTGGATGTGATAGTATGCGCCGGGAGTTTTCGTCGCATAAAGGTTCGCCGACATCCGGCGGTACGGGTTAGACTGCGCCTCAAGCAAGTCGGTGTCTATTCGCGCATAACGTTGTTAGCTGGAAACAAGTGGGAAGCAGCTTAGCTTACATGCCCTTTAGCTTTGCCCTCACCCCCTCATCGTACTTTCCGAGGCCATCGATGGTGGAAACGTATGCTTGGAAGAGGAAGCACGTCGCGTGCTCCAAGTTGATATCGATTTTGCGAGCACGGGTTCCATACTTCAAGTTCGCCAATGAGGCGGCGACGAGAGCTTCAATTCCCTTGAGTGCGGATGAAGTTTCGGTTTCTTTGAGCGGAATGGGGAAGTAGACAGTGTCCTTCTCTGAGGTAAACACTACATCTTTAGCGATTGCTTCAGTGTCTGATGGTAAGCAGAGTTCATCTTTCAACCCGCAGAGCAAGTCGAAGATGCGCTGCGTCTCATGCAGCGGCGAATAATCTAACAACGGCATCTTAATCAACCAAGCACTCTATGTGGTTAGGTAGGTAGGTTTGGTTCGAAGATTGATAGGATTCAGGAACTCTGAACGTTCTCCAAGCCGGAGACTTATCAGATCTACCAAAAGGAAGAAGTCCAAAGACGCCATCAGCGTGAAACTAGCCGTTAGCATTGCAACCCGGCAAAGAGTTTCGTCACACCCCGAATGTCTTTCGTTATCGTACTTCGGCCCCAAATCTCCCGCTGGACTCGCCATGACGGTTGGTGCGCATCTTAATTAGTCCGCCCCGCTTGGCAATGCTGTGGTTCCGCTCTCCGATCCGAAACCTTGAGACAAACGCGGAAGCTAATCCTATTATAGTTTAGCTCATCCGATGAGCTAAAGCCTCCGATTGGTCAGGATTTAACTCGATGGCCTCATCCTATTGGTTCGGCCTCTCCAGGCTGTTCTCGGCCAAATGCCGACAGCCGGCATCAGGAACAAAAGCAGAGTCGAAAGACGTTTCTAAACTCGAGAAACTGTATAATCAAGGTCGGAGTCACGATAGTCTTGGAAAGCCATCTGTGCGTGGATGTGTCCATTTATGTGTGACGGCCGCTTGTGTAACTCTAGCAatgcaaaagaaaatatgaaGACGTTTATTTTTAATCTACATTAATAATGCTTTTACTCTAGTTATATagtgtatggagtactccgtgcgCAATGGATTCAAGGATCTCGAGGCGGAACCAGGTGCCTCGGGGTGTGGACAAGTCGTTGAAATCTGATGACAAATCCTAAGTTTCAAAGTTTCCAAATGGCCGAGACCCAAGCAGTTACGCTGCGAGTTTACTCTTGGAATGGTCGTGTTGGTTGGAGAGAAACCCATTGACATTTGTCAACATTTCTGATACCCCTAGGGACCTTAGAATATCGTTATCCAAGTTTGCAAAGTTGGAACAGTTTCAGACGCATAACTAAATCAACGGTTTGGCTCCCATTTAAGTCAAAACCCACGATTGCTCGTAGCATACCGCCCATATATTCTTTCTCAAAACATCCTCTTAAAACATCCAAGGCACCTTTCTTTTACTTGCACTATTTTGCCATGGCAGCTTTTCTGCTTGCAGAGAGCGCATCATGGCACGAGGGCGAAGAGAAGATGCACAAGTTGATGCGTGTGCCATACGAAGACAACCCCACGGTTCTCAACCTCAGACCTGGTGGTGGTTATTTTGTGCAAACATCGCCCTTGATGGCAATAGGAACACTCGATAAAGAAGGCCGCCCATGGACGACTGTGTTAGGTGGTGATCCTGGCTTTGCCGGCGAGATTGCGCCGTCGATCATCGCCGCCAGAAATACCGTTGATTTCAAATACAATCCGGTCCTAGAAGCGTTGGTTGATGGTAAAAATGATGGGGAAATAGTCAAGTTCGAGGATTCTGGGAGGTTAATGGCCGCTTTGCCTATTGATCTCGAGAATAGGAGACGAGTGAAGCTGATGGGACGAATGATTGCGGCCTGTGTGAGTAA
This window harbors:
- a CDS encoding uncharacterized protein (EggNog:ENOG410PFKD~COG:I~TransMembrane:1 (o27-50i)), with the protein product MASPAGDLGPKYDNERHSGCDETLCRVAMLTASFTLMASLDFFLLSAWLIKMPLLDYSPLHETQRIFDLLCGLKDELCLPSDTEAIAKDVVFTSEKDTVYFPIPLKETETSSALKGIEALVAASLANLKYGTRARKIDINLEHATCFLFQAYVSTIDGLGKYDEGSNPYRRMSANLYATKTPGAYYHIHGSLEATKTLGMIGLPPYRPDLKTIDDIAQEIESHVQQFTIEELEQKNKELGQAGVIALKHEDFIATPHGKANVGRPPWSLKNLESTTPPVPLPTDPAGTKPRVLQGIKVIELCRVIAGPVMGRILAEYGAEVLKVTGPNLPDVPFFQIDVNMGKRTTDIDLKSEEGRAKFEELLADADIILDGYRPGTFEKLGYGPEALSRLAVKRGKGYVYVNENCFGYDGEWAYRPGWQQIADCVSGVAWAQGKFMGLNEPVVPPFPISDYGTGAMGAIAALTGLYHRATKGGSWHGRASLMQYDLLLFSVGQYDEKIQDELRSRQEESFFALRHQHSVDQISGTVMKTMQKQHPHLFTQHRETWRSHGFNADVSVITPVAKIEGVEVSFQRASAPNGTYAPAWEFHKNEDVKLSDS